CGAGGCCTCCGCAGGAGATGTGAAGTCAAACTGACAGTCTTCCTCATCCTGGCCGATTCTGCCTTAAATTATTCACCGTGCATTCTTGGCACCCTGCATTCATCTTTTGGCACGCTCCCAAATCTGGCCTGCTACTCCTTAATCGTTCACAGTGCCCTTGTAAGACTTATAAGGCATGTTTAATTTTTTCAATTACATCCTTGAAATGAACATCACAGCCTTGTGTGTGGATTCTTTTTCCATCAGTAATCCTTTAGTCCAGACACACGTGTGTTGTGGCATTAAGCATACATTACATGAATGGGATTTGGAAGCCCCATCAGGACGGCCGTGCACCTTACACGCTCCACGTGAGGCGGCAGAGACTGGAAACACACTGAGTCACTGCCGGGAAAAGCGCCAGAAACAGCCCTCAATGCACATGATCTCATTGGACAGATGGGATGGATAGCATGGCACGATTCATTAGTATCACCAAAGCTTGCAGGCGATGCTATTGATCTGGTGCTAACAGGAAGGAATAATGGACTCAACTTTCCTGTTTCCTCGCCTTAATGGACCACTCATTTGACATCTCACCACTGTGAATCATTTCTGGCCCGTCACTCGCTCATATAATAACATTTATGTGACTCGACAGAGTTTATAATAAGTCATTATGTGGGACAGAATTGCAGCAACCGTATCATTTCTCTGCGTGCGACCATATTCAAAGATGAAAATATGTTTAGTTCTGGTTCAGGTTTCCCTCTCACAGCCCCCATCTCGTCCTTCAGGGTCCCTCAGTGACAAAAATGTCTACGACTGGagctcagaggaggaggagcctgatgGACGAGCCCGGCCCATACAGGTGCTGCTGGTCAAAGACGACCACACCTTCGAGCTGGACGAGGTTGCGCTGAGCCGCATCCTGCTGGCCGAGGAGGTCAGGGACCGAGAGGTGGTGGCCATCTCTGTGGCCGGAGCGTTCCGCAAGGGCAAGTCCTTCCTCATGGACTTCATGCTGCGTTACATGTACAAACACGTAAGCCTCCGATCGTGGATTCTCACTTGTGTTGTCTGCAGTTAAAAAGGTCCACTTAAAATAACTTTTGCATATCGGGCTTTGACCAAAAGCAGAACCTATCATTTTCTACTAAGGCTGCACATATCTGATATCATATTTTCATAGAAAATGTATAACATTCATTCTTCTCTCAAAGCAATTCACTCTTGTCAGCTTGAAAAGGTCTGTGATTTGGCAAATTTGGGGATACAAAACGTAATATATCTTTTTGCAGTGATGGAGGATGCGTTGCATGTAAATATAATTCAATTAACAATAAAAGAATAAGTAAGTAAATGAATTAAGACAAATGTCTATACACttcatgaaaaacaatattgttaTTCACTTGTGACCCCACTGGGCTCAGGCATCTGAAGACTGGCTCGGAGACGCAGACGAGCCCCTGACCGGCTTCTCCTGGAGGGGGGGCTCCGAGAGGGAGACCACCGGGATCCAGATCTGGAGCGAGGTCTTCCTGGTGGACAAGCCAGACGGGAGAAAGGTGAAGTCCTGTGCCTTCACTCCAGTCTCCATTATTATATAAGTATTATACAAGGTATTATGGGACTTGATTTAATGTGACACTGATACTTTAATAACccctttcctgtttttttttttttttacaaaacctttaaaaaaaagaaaaggcaacaGGTCTGCTTCTCACTTTTATagcaacacacattcacactgaaAGCTCCCCAGTGGAATTATGAAGCTTTAAAAGCTTCTTTCACACCTGCGTCGGCCAAACGTCCCCCATCTTTGCGAGATGCCAGAGTGCTAATGGTTGGCAGCTTTAAATTGCATCCTAATTCATCGTCATTGCATTTAAATCAGAATAGGTTTGAACCTTTTATCGAGATCTTCTCTCCATTAAAATGTCCATCTTCGAAAGCAAACCGACCAGCTGGCTCCTCACTCACTTTATCCTGCCGCCATGTTTTTCCGGCCTCTCTCTCACCGCGCTCTGGTCCAACTCCCTCTCCTCTGCGCCGCCTCGCAGTACGGCTCATGGTCTCCGTCTGCTTCCCCTTCACAGGTGGCCGTGTTGCTAATGGACACACAGGGCACGTTCGACAGCCAGTCCACGCTGAGGGATTCAGCCACTGTGTTTGCACTGAGCACCATGATCAGCTCCATGCAGGTACCCACCCCCCCTCTTAATGTCACCAACAACTATTCAATGAATGGTCATGGGACcattaatcacattttattcaCAAAATATGTCACAATATTtgcaaaagacaaaatatttgCAAAATGGTCTCAAAATAccattttaaattgaatgttgTCGTGCTGCAGAGATGGCTCACACATCTTATTTTAGACTTTAGAAAACATATTTGGTTGGTACAGATCTCTGCAATAATCACACCATAGTcattctatccatccatccatccattttcaataccgcttatcctcattagggtcgcgggggtgctggagcctatcccagctgacatagggcgaaggcaggggacaccctggacaggccgccagtccatcgagggcaatagTCATTCTAATGTTTTGCAATACAAATTGGAAAAATTGTGTACAAATTACAATTCCTTCTTATTTAATAAATCATATCACAATTGCAATACAAATCAAAAATAATCTCAACTAGGTACGTTTTGCTACACACATTTATCAATCCTTTTAGGATGAATTGTTATAACTCTGTTGATCCCTTTGTTCTTCCGTTCGCGTCATCTTCAAAGTAACATTTtgatttgtccaatactttggtttatgaccaaatgtCTGCAAAACTAacgacattcccatcagcctcagctgcacttAGCCAGTAAGATTGTGAACATCATTCATGCCGCTAAACATCTGCGTGTTATTGTCTTTGTGAGCAGGCTGCACAGCCTCCTCGGCCTCGAGGTGAATGATATTACAGTTGAATGatattacagtttaaaaaatgaTACTATTACCGGTTGATCTTTTTCAGGTTTACAACATCTCACAGAATGTACAAGAGGACGACCTTCAGCACTTGCAGGTAACAAACACTGTCAAACATCTAATGAGAGCAGATTTTAAACctaacaaaaaaagtatttatgtccttttatTTCCGCCGAAACATAAACCCTCGAACTCAGGTTCTGAATTAATGTGCTCCCGTGTCTAAAGCATCCCAGTGCTCCAAATATTCCCGttcatgtttcatttcaattcCCACCCGCTCTCATTTTGCCTCATCTCCCCCTTTTTATCTCAGCTCTTCACTGAGTACGGCAGACTAGCGATGGAGGAGACGTTCCTCAAACCGTTCCAGGTAACTCCTCCAGAGCTTGGGATGGGTTACGTGCAGAGGTCAAATATATTCAAGTTCTTTAAGTAAATCCTAAACGGTATAGGCTGACTGCAAGATGTCACTGACAAGAGTTactttttctcttgtttcataGTCCATGATTTTCCTCGTCCGAGACTGGAGCTTTCCATACGAGTTTCCCTACGGGCAAGAAGGAGGCATGAAGTTCCTGGAGAAGAGGCTGAAGGTCAGTTGTGACCGACCTCGTGAGGTTTGAAAAAACGATCCCTGATTAAACCGAACTAACGCACGTCCAAAAACCTGACGCGCGCCCGTGGTCTCGTTTTGTGGCACAGATCTCCGAGAACCAGCACGAAGAGCTGCAGAACGTGCGTAAACACATCCACTCCTGCTTCACCAACATCTCCTGTTTCCTGATGCCTCACCCCGGCCTCAAAGTGGCCACCAACCCTCACTTCGATGGACGGATTATAGGTACGAGGGGGcctcctcctgtttccttcaGCGGTTCAGAATCGCAGCGTTTTTTCTTGTCAAAAGGACGGCAGTCTTGTTTGAAATGTGCACGTGCAACTCACACGATGGCTGAAGGTAAACACCGTCACGTGTTTCTAGGCAATGTCGTAATGGCAATCGCTTTGGTTCACGGTGAAATATCTTGGGTGGGTTGCTGTGGATCTGTGTACAGACATTCGGGTTCCCCCAGAGGAGgaatcctctgacttttcctccaaCACCAACATGAGGTTGACAaaatctctcttcttttttttttttttttgtctcacgGGAAAGTCTTGGAAGGATTGCAGAGATAGTTggcacacacattaatattccTCTTAGTATCAAATGTAATAACTTGACTTTTTAGATTGTCCACTATCTTGGTTTATGACTATATGTTTGCAGAAACTAaagacattcccatcagcctaaGCTGTATGACTGTGTTTAGTGATAATTTGCCATTTGAGCAtgttaacacagaaataaatgaattaaattaggGAATATGGGACTGTAGGTGGTACTACTTACATATTTACAATACTACTTTCTAAAATGTCTGAATAAATGTGAGATATTTAATAAATTCAGCATGGCTttgagacaaaataaacaaggcATTTGTCCAAAGAGGTTGTATGAACGTATTGATCAGAAGCTGTTTGCTGCTCCGAGTTATTGACTCTTTGAACATAACAGAGCAAACGATGTATAATTTCAGCGCACACACCGTgaactctctctccttccccgtCTAGAGATTGACGGCGAGTTCATAAACAACCTGAAGGTTCTGGTCCCGTGGCTTCTCAGTCCTCGCAACATCGACGTGAAGGAGATCAACGGCAGCAAAATCACCTGCAGGGGCCTGGTGGAGTACTTCaaggtgtgacacacacacacacacacacacacacacacacacatacacacaccaaccCTGTACTTCCTTTTGAATATGGTTTTCTCCATAATTGTCAAAACGCTATACTTTCAAACTGTTTGcttaaatcaaaaataattgGTGCTATACTGGACGTAACGTcataattacttttatttcataTGCCAGCAACTATTAAACTGAGCATGTTTGTAAATCAGACATATTTATTTGACTTAATTCCACCAGTTCTGTTacttttaatgcttttttttttgtggtcatttatTTCAGGCATACATCAAAATTTACCAAGGCGAGGAGCTTCCGCATCCAAAGTCCATGCTGCAGGTACGGTTCCTCCAtcttcttaaagggccagtgcgTGTAGTCTGTCGGCTCTTTTTAGCAGAACTATGGAACTATGTAACGTTAATCTATAATCACATGAAACTATGAATAGTTTTGTTCTcgttagcttagaatgagcccttcatatccGCACAGGGAGCGGGTCCTcatttctacagtagcccagaacggtgTTTTTAGTATAATATTTTAGTTTATAAACTTCTACTTCTGTGTTTGTGACATGTTTCCCTGCATGCGGATGAATAAAGTTCATCTTGTCCTATTTCGTCTTGAACTAAATGACCACTATATTCTGCTTCCTCTCAGGCCACAGCAGAGGCGAACAACTTGGCCGCAGTAGCAGCCGCAAAGGATCTGTACAACAAGAAAATGGAAGTGGTGGGTGAAAACCGGATTTCCCAGCGGATCCCAAACTGTCCGacgcatcatcatcatcatcatcatcatcatcatcatcatcgtcgtcatggAAACATCTCCGTTCTGTTCCTCAGGTCTGCGGGGGGGACCGGCCCTTTCTGGCTCCCAGCGAGCTGCAGGCCCGACACGGCGCCATCAGGGAGGAGGCCCTGCAGGTGTTTCGGGGCGTGAAGAAGATGGGGGGCGAGGAGTTCAGCCGCCGctacctgcagcagctggagggagAAGTCGACGAGGTGTTTGTCCAGTACATCAAGCACAATGACTCCAAGAACATTTTCCACGCGGCCCGGACGCCGGCCACCCTGTTCGTGGTCATCTTTGTCATGTACGTGGCGGCGGGCATCACGGGCTTTGTGGGCGTGGACGTCATCGCCAGCCTGTGTAACATGATCCTGGGTCTGACCCTGATCACGCTCTGCACCTGGGCCTACATCCGCTACTCCGGGGAGTACCGAGAACTCGGCGCCGTCATCGACCAGGTGGCCGGTGCATTGTGGGACCAGGTAATTCGATCCTTTTAATTAAGTTCATAAGGAATCCGGACGTCTAACTTCATCAATATCTGAATGTATAGTCACCAAGTTCAAGTTCACTttattaataatgcaaaatCACCAGCAGGAGTGATACAGTATAAAAAAAACCTATAAAAACTTGTTTTCAAGAGGTTCCTCagatacaaaaacatgaaaatgtaataagtgAAGAGTTGTTTGCACAACAACAGACTTCCAGAGCAACGAAGACGGTATATATGATTTAATATCAGGTGCTGTATAAACGATTGTTAAGTGTTTTGTAGTTCAGATTgaaatctttaaaataaaaaaataaaaaccttttgatCTTAATTGGTCAAACATCTGGTCAGGAGTCCGGCTGCATTTTGAaccaaataaaaagtaaagtgaAGTTTCAAGTTGTCATAAAAGGAAACGATGATCTGTTCTGGATATACGGCTGAAACTACCAATTATTTCCCTCGTTGATGAAATCCTGCCTGTTTATCATTTATGGAAGAAATTGTAAATGGTCCGAcctgaaaattaaataatggaGCCATCAATGTTTATAATTAAGTAAAGGATATTGTAAggactttttttccttcttttttttttttttaacattgtttattCATCACAATTATTCAGATGATTTTGTTTGGTCCAAACCAGGATTCCAAAAACCCAAACATATTGCAAGTTATTCTGAAAAAAGAATTAGTTTTTTCCCCATTTAATTAGATTAATTTTCTGTAACTCGACTCACCAATTAATGAACTAGAAACATAAACTGAACCCGTATTCATCAGTAAGTCAGCTGAAACCACCAGAGGGCAACAATCCCCATTTAAAATCAGCTTTATGTGacatatgcatgtatgtgctcactttgctttcttttttcttgtccaTGCCTCTGCAGGGGAGCACAAATGAGGTAAGTGGAGCAATCCAAGTGGgataaatattttacaaatactAGCAGTATCATGTTTTTGGGAGAGCGTTGTCATTCATTTAGATACTCACAGCAACATATGCACATGAATATACGATGgtaaagatgttttttgtgtctctttcttggCTATTTTTGTCACCGTTATCCGTCCACATGGCTCCCAATCGTGCTCAACTtaaactcaaaacacatttcagaccATTAAAGACGTCATCGATGGTCTCTTCGAAGTACACAACACTCCTTTGTAATTTCACATCGCAGGAGAGATGAACTGCTGGTTCCTCCTAACATGTTTGTGTCaaaggagtctggtggctttgaggagAGCATCGATGGGATGCAATCGCTTCAGGTGAAAAGGTGAAAATACTGATATTGTTGggggttttttaaaaaatttttttaggTGGGTCCATTAATTAAATCCTCTGCCTGTAATATTCTCATCTCCGCCCCACAGGCTCTCTACAAGCTGTACAACGTTGCGGCCAATCACAGGCACCTGTACCACCACGCCTTCCCCGGAGGGCctcgggtggaggaggtgccggaggaggaggaccagaagAGGGACTGATTAGATAAAAGAGTacagcagggaggaggaggaggaggagggacttCCTCTTTTATTCTGTTATTGGCTGGTGTTGCCCGGCAACGCGTCCACTACTTTTAAACCGAATAGGGGACTCTATAATGTTCGTTGTGTAGGCAGCGTCGGAGCATCGTCTGCAAGAGATGGACGACATGTTTCATTGTCTGTGATCAAATGTCACGCGTACAGATAACGCCGGCTCGGCATATCCGACCTCCGGTCAGCTGCTGATTTCATTTTCggttcagggtttttttttcatttgaaaaaaaaaaaaaaaaaaaaatcattttatgCGACATTGACTCTCAAATGTATAGCCAAATATCTGTGAAATCCCCATTTGTGACGATCGTTCCGTTCTTTGAAGTTTTAGTGCCGTTTGTTTATAAGAAAACAATATCTAGGATCTGCGACGTTCGAAGAGCCAAaatattgtactgtatgttaAATAATGATCAACGGCATGGTAAGTGGTTGATGTCTgtcaccttttttaaagctctTAGACCAGGTATACTTTgcaaaaagaagggaaaaaaaaaaatttgaataGTTGTGACAAAGTGGTATTGTGCCATATTAATAATTTCACATCGACTGCAGACTCTCAACGGGCACATTCATTAGTTGTATAGTTTGTTTTTGGAGGTCGATTTTCTGCATCAGGGAAGTTCTTGCTGGTATTTACTTTTACGGGTGGAAGGCCAGTTCAAAGTTTACACAACATGGCCGACATGGAGCTCTCACTCTGTAGTCTCGCTTGCAGTGTTGTAATTCCCGTGCGTCGATCCTCTCTACGTCGGGTCTTtgaggtcgggggggggggggggcgcgcgtttggtttccattgtgacgtagaggagggggggggggggggggggggggggggttgattttaaagcattgtttgtgtttctcaccGAATGTTCGAGCAAATCCGAGGAATGTAGCTACTCTGTGGCCGCTGAGGAATCAAACGTGTTGTTAttagggaggggagggggggggagattcCTCATTCCACATCTCTTTCatcatcttcacacacacttaagtTGACTCATCTGTGTGAAGAGCTGTTGCGTAGCGaaagagtttttctttttttaaacatttttctttccaaaaagcAGCTTGCAATTGGTAAACAAAAAGCATGTCACGGTGTTTGAAACGTTTGGGCTTCATAGACGGTGActggttattgtttttttttagctcggTGAATAACCCGGGATCATCACATCCAGCTGCAAagcattgaaatgtgttttttttctttcttccttttttggtCACCAACAGCACAGGAACACTGTCACGCATATTTAGCAAGTTTATACTGAGGTTTGACCTCAAGGGTTGGAAATGTAAAAAGGCACCGCGGCAGAGCGGCTTCTCCAGTCTTCCACAATGTATAATCAACATCGGTGAGGCCTTCAAGTCCAGTTTAAGATTCGTGAGGTTTACGAAATCccatttgttcttcttcatcgggcgggaaaaaaaaatagcattaTTGTGTCGCGTTTACGCTCTAAATAGTAAAACTGAAGATTTTATCTGTAAGAAAAAGCAAATGTGATCACAACATGTTATTTTGGGGTTCAACCATTCGTTCCCGAAGCCGCCCCCATGGACATTTAGATCATCTCCGGATATCGTGGGAGCCCCAGTggactgaacaaaaaaaaaaaaaaaaaaaggtcaaaaaggaATCAACCTCCTCAAAGTCAACACTGCTCAGTTTCCACACACGCATTACAAGGAAATAACTAATAAAGTTGGATCAAATTAATGAAATCTAGACGacttatttctttttaaaatacttgtgtctgtgtttgttttttttacacaatataAGTCTCAACATCAGTTTAAAGCTCAAAGTGAAAGCCAACACGCAGCGAGAGGCAACGACTGCACATtcagaagtgtgttttttttcttcactgcAGACTTTATTGCTTTATGTTCTGTATTTGCAATCCACAAAAATCAGATATGTACAAAGCGACAACACCCTTCTGGAGGGAAGCGATCGAGACCATCTTGCATAGTGAAGGACTCGTTGAAGAGCGGTTCTTTACAAATGTGTTCCACTGTTAAATGATCAGAAAACCCTTTCAGGACATTCAGAAATGTTTGGCTTTGTAATCACCGCCGTAAACAGATCcccattaaaatgtgttttttttccttctttaacTGTGAAAATAATTTCTACTAGACAAAACCTCCGgcataaaaaacatttctgactCTCTTAAAACGGCTTAAACTGATTGATTAGTGATAAAAAATTATTTGCTTACAAGAACTTGCATTTCTTCCACAGAGACGTGTCAGTCCATAAAAATAAGGCATTCCCAAGGCAAGAAATATCCCAGAATAACAGAACAAGGAGAAGCTGAATTGCACTTGTTTGGCAAACTTGTGCGTCTTCTGAAGTGTTTATAAAGTTCCAGTAGCTTATTTATGTTTCATTACACGCACTATTCCTGACTTACAGTAATGCCAAGAGCCACAAGTCGCTCTAACCACTGCATCAAATGTTTTGCTTCATCCAGCCTGTAAATAAAGATGTGTTTCATATCAAAAAAACTTAAATATCTGTGAAGGTTTTGGAGGATTGTCTTATTAAGGATATGTCAtataaaaaaggagaagaaaaaaaaaaaaaaaagcgcgcCTTTTCATTTAATGTAAAAAGTGTGGTTTCAGTTTATAAAGATATCAAAGcgaaggcaaaaaaaaaaaaaaagtcatgaagTATTTCATATAGAAACAAATTAGATTAAGCCACCGGTCATTTTTCTCCAACAGGAAACAATGACGGAGTAGCTGGCGTATTAAAATTGctgcgaagaaaaaaaaaaggcggcGGCACAATCTCAGGATGTTTTTGAACAAATATCCGTAGTTTCTCTGTTCTCAGTCTTAAAAACTTAAATCCATTCAGCAATTCAGTTCTCAGGGCCGTGGCTGCAAATGGCACCACAATCCTTCCCAGATGTTGCACATTATAGGTTATTCTTCTTCATTGGAGTGTTTTTCAGTCACATGGTCATTCATAGATTGACTGTCACACGGGAGGGGGGGTGTGGTGGGGGTTACTGGGTGTCTCGACTTCCTGGCTGATATATTTGGATCAAGCGAAGGCACAGATGTGTTTGGTAAAGAGGCAATTAAGAGTCAATCGTGATTTCAAAGGAAACGCCGACCGCTCCCAAACTGTGGCGACCTCAGAGGAGTGGCAGCGCGACGTCAcccgctgcacacacacacacacacacacacacacacacacacacacacacacgcacatcacATGTTCCCAATGAAGTTCTTGTTGGGCTGCTGGGCGTACCACTGCTGCCGCTGTTTGCGAGCCTCCACCTCCGACAGCAGCGCCTGCCGGTACGCCTCGTAGGATTTGACGATGTGTTCCAGCTCCTTCATGAAGAGCAGCTTCAGCATGCCCTGATACGTGTCCAGGTCCGCCAGCTGGAACAACTCCCACTTCAAGATGTGGTCATACCTGACGCAGAAGGGAAGATATTCCTGCCACTTTAACGGGGTACTTTGGGGAGTGTTGGACGACAACGGCACCCGATATTATTTGTACTACAGCCCGACCGGTACTGGCTTCGAGAGGCTGAGTTGCAGAGGGTCCCCAAAACCACGAGTGGCCCTCGAGCATGCAGCCAAAACTAGccgtgcacactcactcacagacagacgggGCTGTGACACAATGACGGTACTCACTTGAGCGGGGCACGGGCGTACACCTGCAGCCAGTCTGGGATCTCTGCTGTGTGGTACGGGTTCGCTGGCACCAGCACCGGCTGGTTCCGGTCCACAGGACGAGGCTGATAGGTCACAGGAGGTGGGAGTGGTGGAGGCTGATCATAGCGAGGCACACTGGAACAGACAAGTTATATCGTATTCATACCATATTTCATCTGTGTGAAACCAATTTAGTCATCTTAAATAAAACTGTGCGTACAACCAGGGCCGTGCGGTTGGGATGAAGAGCCACACAACATCTTTCCACGTACCTCGGAGCGCAGGGGTGTCGATACTGTGCCCTCTTGTTGATGTGATCCACGTAGTAGACCCCAAACTCAGCCGACTCCACCTTCTCCCAGCCCGGGGGGAGCCCTTCCCTCTCCAGAGGGTGGCTCCAGTGTGTAGTGTTCGTGTTGTGGTCAATGTAGTACTTCCTGCCGCGGATGGTCCAGTCAACGGTCCAGCCGCCCGGAAGGGGGATGTCCTCTGCCCCCGTTAGACAGGAGAGGTTCCCCAGGGACTTGGCCTGTATTCGACCTATGCctgaggaaaacaaacattttgtacttattttttttagacCGAGGAGGGAGAGATCTCTGACCAACGGTTGCAGCGGAGCAGCTGCCGGCTAACGGCGCTGCTGGGAGAGAGGAAAATATTTTGGgaaatttcttttaaaaaagcatgTGTGGGAAAATGTCATTTAAGGGCGAGGGGTGTAAAGCAtctaaaaattttaaaaaaaagaaggtaattcAAGTGTAGAAAGCGAATGAATGCAATGCATCACTACTTAAAGCACTTAAGTTAAGTATTGCAGTGATTGTTGTGGGGTGCTTGGTCGCTTTGACTCGGCTGAAAAGGAGCATCTTACTCTGACCGACATAGTCTGATGAATGGTGGGAAATGGGgagtttgtgttgtgtttggaCAGGAAGGCAGAGATCTCTGCACGGCCAAACATACGCGCTTGGAGCTTTTCACCGGAAGAGAACCAACCACTGAACTCCCAAACTGTCTCGGTGAGAGCAAACAGCCGAGTGTGGCTTCATTCAACGGGGCCGGGACTTCAAATTGGTGAATAATGTCAGCGAGGAATGCCGAGCCGACAGCTGTGCGGATGAGTTGGACTGAGCGAGAGCCGTCGTGACTCAAAACCCAGAAAGGAGCCTCCTGGAGGGACCTGGAAAAAGGTTGGAAACACGGCCGAATGTGCGGCGAATGAAGTATCCGAGCAAAATGGCGGCTACAATCTGATAAATTCAGCACGAGAGTGACAGCAACAGAGTTGGAGCTCTTTGCCAGCTGCTGAGTGAAGAGACGGAATGTGGGAGCGCTCCGCAGAaatgcactcctcctcctcctcctcctcctcctcatcatcatcatcatctctgcCCTTTTCCTCAGAAAAATGGCAGAGCGCCACACTCACTGCAGACCTACAGCT
The genomic region above belongs to Cyclopterus lumpus isolate fCycLum1 chromosome 22, fCycLum1.pri, whole genome shotgun sequence and contains:
- the atl1 gene encoding atlastin-1 isoform X3, with translation MAKHRKERDSWGEWSLSDKNVYDWSSEEEEPDGRARPIQVLLVKDDHTFELDEVALSRILLAEEVRDREVVAISVAGAFRKGKSFLMDFMLRYMYKHASEDWLGDADEPLTGFSWRGGSERETTGIQIWSEVFLVDKPDGRKVAVLLMDTQGTFDSQSTLRDSATVFALSTMISSMQVYNISQNVQEDDLQHLQLFTEYGRLAMEETFLKPFQSMIFLVRDWSFPYEFPYGQEGGMKFLEKRLKISENQHEELQNVRKHIHSCFTNISCFLMPHPGLKVATNPHFDGRIIEIDGEFINNLKVLVPWLLSPRNIDVKEINGSKITCRGLVEYFKAYIKIYQGEELPHPKSMLQATAEANNLAAVAAAKDLYNKKMEVVCGGDRPFLAPSELQARHGAIREEALQVFRGVKKMGGEEFSRRYLQQLEGEVDEVFVQYIKHNDSKNIFHAARTPATLFVVIFVMYVAAGITGFVGVDVIASLCNMILGLTLITLCTWAYIRYSGEYRELGAVIDQVAGALWDQGSTNEALYKLYNVAANHRHLYHHAFPGGPRVEEVPEEEDQKRD
- the atl1 gene encoding atlastin-1 isoform X1, with protein sequence MAKHRKERDSWGSLSDKNVYDWSSEEEEPDGRARPIQVLLVKDDHTFELDEVALSRILLAEEVRDREVVAISVAGAFRKGKSFLMDFMLRYMYKHASEDWLGDADEPLTGFSWRGGSERETTGIQIWSEVFLVDKPDGRKVAVLLMDTQGTFDSQSTLRDSATVFALSTMISSMQVYNISQNVQEDDLQHLQLFTEYGRLAMEETFLKPFQSMIFLVRDWSFPYEFPYGQEGGMKFLEKRLKISENQHEELQNVRKHIHSCFTNISCFLMPHPGLKVATNPHFDGRIIEIDGEFINNLKVLVPWLLSPRNIDVKEINGSKITCRGLVEYFKAYIKIYQGEELPHPKSMLQATAEANNLAAVAAAKDLYNKKMEVVCGGDRPFLAPSELQARHGAIREEALQVFRGVKKMGGEEFSRRYLQQLEGEVDEVFVQYIKHNDSKNIFHAARTPATLFVVIFVMYVAAGITGFVGVDVIASLCNMILGLTLITLCTWAYIRYSGEYRELGAVIDQVAGALWDQALYKLYNVAANHRHLYHHAFPGGPRVEEVPEEEDQKRD
- the atl1 gene encoding atlastin-1 isoform X2, which produces MAKHRKERDSWGSLSDKNVYDWSSEEEEPDGRARPIQVLLVKDDHTFELDEVALSRILLAEEVRDREVVAISVAGAFRKGKSFLMDFMLRYMYKHASEDWLGDADEPLTGFSWRGGSERETTGIQIWSEVFLVDKPDGRKVAVLLMDTQGTFDSQSTLRDSATVFALSTMISSMQVYNISQNVQEDDLQHLQLFTEYGRLAMEETFLKPFQSMIFLVRDWSFPYEFPYGQEGGMKFLEKRLKISENQHEELQNVRKHIHSCFTNISCFLMPHPGLKVATNPHFDGRIIEIDGEFINNLKVLVPWLLSPRNIDVKEINGSKITCRGLVEYFKAYIKIYQGEELPHPKSMLQATAEANNLAAVAAAKDLYNKKMEVVCGGDRPFLAPSELQARHGAIREEALQVFRGVKKMGGEEFSRRYLQQLEGEVDEVFVQYIKHNDSKNIFHAARTPATLFVVIFVMYVAAGITGFVGVDVIASLCNMILGLTLITLCTWAYIRYSGEYRELGAVIDQVAGALWDQGSTNEALYKLYNVAANHRHLYHHAFPGGPRVEEVPEEEDQKRD